One Agrococcus jenensis genomic region harbors:
- a CDS encoding DNA polymerase III subunit gamma and tau — protein MVAALYRRYRPESFSELIGQSHVTDPLSTALRADRVNHAYLFSGPRGCGKTTSARILARCLNCAEGPTPDPCGVCDSCVELGRDGGGSLDVVEIDAASHGGVDDARDLRERATFAPSRDRYKVFIIDEAHMVTSGGFNALLKIVEEPPEHIKFIFATTEPEKVIGTIRSRTHHYPFRLIAPAPMLEYVQQLCAKEGVEVEPGVLPLVVRAGGGSGRDTLSLLDQLIAGSEGRVAYGHAVALLGFTHGELLDEIIEALSAADAPRLFASIDRVVQSGQDPRRFVEDLLERLRDLIVAHAASDPAAILHGVPEDELATLVEQAGGFGSAELSRAADIVAKALTDMAGATSPRLHLELMAARLLVPESGDPEVGTLARVERLEQRLDGGVPAAPAPAAAPTVAQAAAPARGPASASAPAPTPEPPADRDPSHRGGPGAPGPDGSSGSQKRQPAAGQASTDPAAPAAPQITAAEPVAFAQLRDAWDEVLQQLADQNRSAWMVAATITPKELRPGDVLVLSFQSEADVQRFRESQAGKPSIADLLRTAIRSLLGIEVKYIARAEPSARGAREQAAASDAAELPAASAPAPIAPPAQRAPTTQPVAASAPTPTPAPAATATPAPATPRPAPTASQPTAAARQSTPARGAKAAAASAPAARQGTTEPAAATAVTGWAVAVIPTDAEAPPEDLPEQALPDQPEPDPFSFVSAPDAPEGTPLAPEVEAAPAAPSPMRTARASEPVAPEPVLSASQAARYGESVVREELGAELIEERPRVRGER, from the coding sequence ATGGTCGCTGCCCTCTATCGTCGCTATCGACCGGAGTCGTTCTCCGAGCTGATCGGGCAGTCCCACGTCACCGACCCGCTCAGCACCGCGCTGCGTGCCGACCGCGTCAACCACGCCTACCTCTTCTCCGGCCCGCGCGGCTGCGGCAAGACGACGAGCGCGCGCATCCTCGCCCGCTGCCTCAACTGCGCCGAGGGTCCGACGCCTGACCCGTGCGGCGTCTGCGACTCGTGCGTCGAGCTCGGGCGCGACGGCGGCGGCTCCCTCGACGTCGTCGAGATCGATGCGGCGAGCCACGGCGGCGTCGACGACGCCCGCGACCTGCGCGAGCGCGCCACCTTCGCGCCGAGCCGCGACCGCTACAAGGTCTTCATCATCGACGAGGCGCACATGGTGACGTCCGGCGGCTTCAACGCGCTGCTGAAGATCGTCGAGGAGCCGCCGGAGCACATCAAGTTCATCTTCGCGACCACCGAGCCCGAGAAGGTCATCGGCACGATCCGCTCGCGCACGCACCACTACCCGTTCCGGCTCATCGCGCCCGCGCCGATGCTCGAGTACGTGCAGCAGCTGTGCGCGAAGGAGGGCGTCGAGGTCGAGCCCGGCGTGCTGCCGCTCGTCGTCCGCGCCGGTGGCGGCTCCGGGCGCGACACGCTCAGCCTGCTCGACCAGCTCATCGCCGGGTCCGAGGGCCGCGTCGCCTACGGGCACGCCGTCGCGCTGCTCGGCTTCACGCACGGCGAGCTGCTCGACGAGATCATCGAGGCGCTCTCGGCGGCGGATGCGCCGCGGCTGTTCGCGTCGATCGACCGCGTCGTGCAGTCGGGTCAGGACCCCCGCCGCTTCGTCGAGGACCTGCTCGAGCGGCTGCGCGACCTGATCGTCGCGCACGCTGCGAGCGATCCCGCCGCGATCCTGCACGGCGTGCCCGAGGACGAGCTCGCGACGCTCGTCGAGCAGGCCGGCGGCTTCGGCAGCGCCGAGCTCTCGCGCGCCGCCGACATCGTGGCGAAGGCGCTCACCGACATGGCCGGCGCCACGAGCCCGCGCCTGCACCTCGAGCTCATGGCCGCGCGACTGCTCGTGCCCGAGTCGGGCGACCCCGAGGTCGGCACGCTGGCGCGCGTCGAGCGGCTCGAGCAGCGCCTCGACGGCGGCGTGCCCGCTGCGCCCGCGCCCGCTGCTGCGCCGACGGTCGCGCAGGCCGCCGCGCCCGCGCGGGGCCCAGCCTCCGCATCCGCCCCGGCCCCCACGCCCGAGCCTCCGGCCGATCGGGACCCCTCCCACCGAGGGGGACCCGGTGCACCGGGTCCCGACGGGTCGAGCGGGTCCCAGAAGCGTCAGCCCGCTGCGGGGCAGGCGAGCACCGATCCGGCAGCGCCCGCCGCACCGCAGATCACGGCCGCCGAGCCCGTCGCCTTCGCGCAGCTGCGCGACGCGTGGGACGAGGTGCTCCAGCAGCTCGCCGACCAGAACCGCTCGGCGTGGATGGTCGCCGCGACGATCACCCCGAAGGAGCTCCGGCCGGGTGACGTGCTCGTGCTGAGCTTCCAGTCGGAGGCCGACGTGCAGCGCTTCCGCGAGTCGCAGGCCGGCAAGCCGAGCATCGCCGACCTGCTGCGCACCGCGATCAGGTCGCTCCTCGGCATCGAGGTGAAGTACATCGCTCGCGCCGAGCCGTCCGCGCGGGGCGCGCGCGAGCAGGCAGCCGCGTCCGACGCCGCCGAGCTGCCCGCCGCGTCCGCCCCCGCGCCCATCGCTCCGCCCGCCCAGCGGGCGCCGACCACGCAGCCGGTCGCCGCATCCGCCCCGACGCCGACGCCCGCGCCCGCTGCGACGGCCACCCCGGCGCCGGCGACGCCGCGGCCGGCCCCGACTGCGTCGCAGCCGACAGCGGCCGCGCGGCAGTCGACGCCCGCGCGAGGGGCGAAGGCCGCTGCCGCATCCGCACCAGCGGCGCGGCAGGGCACGACGGAGCCCGCCGCCGCGACGGCGGTGACCGGCTGGGCCGTCGCGGTCATCCCGACCGACGCAGAGGCGCCGCCCGAGGACCTGCCCGAGCAGGCGCTGCCCGACCAGCCGGAGCCCGACCCGTTCTCGTTCGTCTCGGCGCCCGATGCGCCGGAGGGCACGCCGCTCGCGCCGGAGGTCGAGGCCGCACCCGCTGCGCCGTCGCCCATGCGCACCGCGCGCGCGAGCGAGCCGGTCGCACCGGAGCCGGTGCTCTCGGCGTCGCAGGCTGCGCGCTACGGCGAGTCCGTCGTGCGTGAGGAGCTCGGAGCCGAGCTGATCGAGGAGCGCCCGCGGGTGCGAGGGGAGCGCTGA
- a CDS encoding cytochrome b5-like heme/steroid binding domain-containing protein translates to MLPPAASSGPFDLAFGLPLHPLAVHVPVVLLPLGALSVLLLLVVPRWRAQLAWPVVAVLGIAAVGSLAAKLSGEALAARVGAPGQHEELGNWLVAMAWILFAATLAWWLWQRKRRRQRRATGVTGVIVGIVLGTLAAASLIVTVLTGHTGATSVWGGLAADPAPAAAPSASASTGGSDGTEGISIGEVAQHDDSASCWVAIEGTVYDLTGWITQHPGGPDRILGVCGTDATDEFGTQHTGQAAPAEQLSQFAIGQLADR, encoded by the coding sequence ATGCTTCCGCCAGCGGCCTCGAGCGGCCCCTTCGACCTCGCGTTCGGCCTGCCCCTGCACCCGCTCGCGGTGCACGTGCCCGTCGTGCTGCTCCCGCTCGGCGCGCTGTCGGTGCTGCTCTTGCTCGTCGTGCCCCGCTGGCGCGCGCAGCTCGCATGGCCGGTCGTCGCGGTGCTCGGCATCGCCGCGGTGGGCTCGCTCGCGGCGAAGCTCTCCGGCGAGGCGCTCGCAGCGCGGGTCGGCGCACCGGGCCAGCACGAGGAGCTCGGCAACTGGCTCGTCGCGATGGCGTGGATCCTCTTCGCCGCGACGCTCGCGTGGTGGCTGTGGCAGCGCAAGCGCCGCCGGCAGCGCCGCGCGACCGGCGTCACGGGCGTCATCGTCGGCATCGTGCTGGGGACGCTCGCCGCCGCATCCCTCATCGTCACCGTGCTCACGGGCCACACGGGCGCGACGTCGGTGTGGGGCGGCCTCGCCGCAGACCCCGCGCCGGCCGCCGCGCCGTCGGCGAGCGCGAGCACGGGCGGGAGCGACGGCACCGAGGGCATCTCGATCGGGGAGGTCGCGCAGCATGACGACTCCGCGAGCTGCTGGGTCGCGATCGAGGGCACCGTCTACGACCTCACCGGCTGGATCACGCAGCACCCGGGCGGGCCCGACCGCATCCTCGGCGTCTGCGGCACGGATGCGACCGACGAGTTCGGCACGCAGCACACCGGCCAGGCGGCGCCGGCCGAGCAGCTCAGCCAGTTCGCGATAGGCCAGCTCGCCGATCGCTGA
- a CDS encoding acetate/propionate family kinase gives MTRSVFVINAGSSSLKYQLVDVDSGAALAGGLIERIGETTGEAKHQAPGIEKVVERRVIPDHEHAFGWVLRQFDQHGPSLDSAQLLGVGHRVVQGGARFDRAVRIDEDVQQQIEDLAPLAPLHNPANLQGIRSARATFPGYPHVAVFDTAFHLTIPPAAHRYAIEAQVAAEHRIRKYGFHGTSHQFVSRRMAELLGRPLDEVNTIVLHLGNGASATAVRGGRSVETSMGMTPLAGLVMGTRSGDIDPGVIFHLHRVAGLSIDEIDTLLNKRSGLLGMTGTGDMRDVLQAADAGIERAVEALEVVGHRLRGTVGAYLAHLGRTDAIAFTAGIGENAARVREIALEGLEGLGIVLDPERNAGRGERRISADGSAIEVWVVPTNEELEIARQVADLVG, from the coding sequence ATGACGCGCTCGGTCTTCGTCATCAACGCGGGCTCGTCGAGCCTGAAGTACCAGCTCGTCGACGTCGACTCGGGTGCGGCGCTCGCGGGCGGCCTCATCGAGCGGATCGGCGAGACGACCGGCGAGGCCAAGCACCAGGCGCCGGGCATCGAGAAGGTCGTCGAGCGGCGCGTGATCCCCGACCACGAGCACGCGTTCGGCTGGGTGCTGCGGCAGTTCGACCAGCACGGGCCGTCGCTCGACAGCGCCCAGCTGCTGGGCGTCGGGCACCGCGTCGTGCAGGGCGGCGCTCGCTTCGACCGCGCGGTGCGCATCGACGAGGACGTCCAGCAGCAGATCGAGGACCTCGCGCCGCTCGCCCCGCTGCACAACCCGGCCAACCTGCAGGGCATCCGCTCGGCTAGGGCGACCTTCCCTGGCTACCCGCACGTCGCCGTCTTCGACACGGCCTTCCACCTGACCATCCCGCCCGCGGCGCATCGGTACGCGATCGAGGCGCAGGTCGCCGCCGAGCACCGCATCCGCAAGTACGGCTTCCACGGCACGAGCCACCAGTTCGTCTCGCGCCGCATGGCTGAGCTGCTCGGCCGGCCGCTCGACGAGGTGAACACGATCGTGCTGCACCTCGGCAACGGCGCCTCCGCGACCGCCGTGCGCGGCGGGCGGAGCGTCGAGACGTCGATGGGCATGACGCCGCTCGCCGGGCTCGTGATGGGCACGCGCTCGGGCGACATCGATCCCGGCGTCATCTTCCACCTCCACCGGGTGGCCGGCCTCTCGATCGACGAGATCGACACGCTGCTCAACAAGCGCTCAGGACTGCTCGGGATGACGGGGACCGGCGACATGCGCGACGTGCTGCAGGCCGCGGACGCGGGCATCGAGCGGGCGGTCGAGGCGCTCGAGGTGGTCGGGCACCGCCTCCGCGGCACCGTGGGCGCCTACCTCGCGCACCTCGGGCGCACCGACGCCATCGCCTTCACCGCCGGCATCGGCGAGAACGCGGCACGGGTGCGCGAGATCGCGCTCGAAGGCCTCGAGGGGCTCGGCATCGTGCTCGACCCCGAGCGCAACGCGGGGCGGGGCGAGCGCCGCATCTCGGCCGACGGCTCCGCGATCGAGGTGTGGGTCGTGCCGACGAACGAGGAGCTCGAGATCGCCCGCCAGGTCGCCGACCTCGTCGGCTGA